Part of the Candidatus Macondimonas diazotrophica genome is shown below.
CAGCGCCCGGGTGCCATAGCTGGCGGCCAGGCGCCGCGCCAGCGCCGGCGCGAGAAACGGGTATTGCCGACGCAGCCGCGCCTCGAACGCCGGTAGATCGCCGCCCTCGATGTCGCCGCCCGGCAGCACCGCGCCGGCCGTCCATGCCGCCCCGCCGCCCAGCCGTGGCACGATGCGATCCACCGCCTGCTCGGCCAGCTTGCGGTAGGTGGTGAGCTTGCCGCCGAACACGGACAGCACCGGCGCGCCGGTCTCATCGAGTTCCAGCCGGTAATCGCGCGTCACGCGGGCGGCGTTGTTGGCGGCGTCGTCCAGCAGCGGGCGCACACCGGCAAAGGTCCAGACCACCTGCGCCGGCGTCACCGGGCGGGCCAGGTAGCGGTTCACCGCCGCGCACAGGTAATCGACTTCCTCGGCCGAGATGGCCGCCTGCGCCGGGTCACCGTCGTAGTCCACGTCCGTCGTGCCGATCAGGGTGAAGCGCTCCTCGAACGGCAGCGCGAACACCACCCGCCCGTCCGGGTTCTGGAACAGATAGCCGAAATCGTGATCGAACAGCCGCGGCACCACGATGTGGCTGCCCTTGACCAGGCGCAGCGCATGCCGGGTGGCAACACCCAGCGGACCGCCCAACAGCGTGCCGACCCACGGCCCGGCGGCATTGACCACCAGGCGCGCCTGCACGCTGTGCACGGCGCCATCCGCGGCGCGCAGGTCCAGCAACCAGGCGTCCGCCCGGCGCCGGGCGCTGACCAGTGCCGTGCGGGTGACGATGTCCGCCCCGCGCTC
Proteins encoded:
- the glpD gene encoding glycerol-3-phosphate dehydrogenase, which codes for MLASHYDLAVIGGGVNGAGIARDAAGRGLSVLLVEQHDLAAHTSSASSKMIHGGLRYLEHYEFGLVRKALQEREVLLASAPHIIRPLRLVMPHDAGQRPAWMIRLGLFLYDHLARRERLPGSGGVAFHRHPAGTGLKPDFPRGFVYSDAWVQDARLVVLNAVDACERGADIVTRTALVSARRRADAWLLDLRAADGAVHSVQARLVVNAAGPWVGTLLGGPLGVATRHALRLVKGSHIVVPRLFDHDFGYLFQNPDGRVVFALPFEERFTLIGTTDVDYDGDPAQAAISAEEVDYLCAAVNRYLARPVTPAQVVWTFAGVRPLLDDAANNAARVTRDYRLELDETGAPVLSVFGGKLTTYRKLAEQAVDRIVPRLGGGAAWTAGAVLPGGDIEGGDLPAFEARLRRQYPFLAPALARRLAASYGTRALRLLNGIDSAAALGEPVVADLYPCELCYLVQHEFAHTAQDILWRRTHLGLTASPDAAARLEAWLSSVEGLQKTV